From the genome of Spinacia oleracea cultivar Varoflay chromosome 2, BTI_SOV_V1, whole genome shotgun sequence, one region includes:
- the LOC110791235 gene encoding mediator of RNA polymerase II transcription subunit 4, whose translation MLQSLPHQVVPSPARLGLSNPNSPALQSPSATKLSSQQATQSQQSHQQVTLPAAKTTSSTLLSLLPPQQRAQTLLVQMASLAAKLFEVSPNRSVWVSAFRGSLPTFLPSQTNSTSTPPLDSPSSTTKEIVALFTSLQTQLFEAVAELQEILDLQDAKQKLNQEIEAKDSAVLSFAKKLKEAERVLDMLVDDYADYRRPKRSKSEDDSDDTSSTTTTTTVASQLKLSDVLSYAHKISYTTFAPPEFGAGGPLRGALPPAPQEDQMRASQLYAFVDLDIGLPKTVEDEKRIEPLIETQNPDPMAAIKGLMPPNITVPAGWKPGMPVELPMDIPLPPAGWKPGDPINLPPLESLPMVARAGEQPPPQSVAPVFPRAAETIQVPHIRIDILDQDDDSDEYSSDEGSSDDEDEG comes from the coding sequence ATGTTACAAAGTCTTCCCCACCAGGTTGTACCATCTCCGGCTAGGCTCGGCCTTTCAAACCCTAATTCACCGGCTCTTCAAAGTCCCAGTGCAACCAAGCTCTCCTCACAGCAAGCCACCCAGTCTCAGCAATCCCATCAGCAGGTAACATTACCAGCTGCCAAAACTACCTCATCCactcttctctctcttctccctcCTCAGCAAAGGGCCCAAACACTTCTTGTGCAAATGGCATCCTTAGCTGCCAAACTGTTTGAGGTCTCACCTAATCGTTCTGTCTGGGTAAGCGCCTTTCGTGGCTCTCTTCCGACTTTCCTCCCTTCCCAAACCAATTCTACAAGCACCCCTCCACTTGACTCTCCTTCCTCTACTACAAAAGAAATTGTTGCCCTTTTCACATCCCTACAAACTCAATTATTTGAAGCAGTTGCAGAGCTCCAGGAAATTCTTGACCTTCAAGATGCTAAACAAAAGTTAAACCAGGAAATCGAGGCCAAAGATTCTGCAGTTCTTTCATTTGCTAAGAAACTCAAAGAAGCAGAGCGAGTTCTTGATATGCTGGTTGATGATTATGCTGATTACCGCCGTCCAAAACGATCAAAATCAGAAGATGATTCAGATGATACTTCTTCCACCACCACTACTACTACTGTTGCTTCTCAGTTGAAGTTGTCAGATGTTTTATCATATGCTCACAAAATCAGCTACACAACCTTTGCACCACCTGAATTCGGAGCAGGGGGCCCACTTCGTGGGGCTCTACCACCGGCCCCGCAGGAGGATCAAATGCGAGCTTCCCAGTTGTATGCTTTTGTTGATCTCGATATAGGGCTACCTAAAACAGTGGAGGATGAGAAAAGGATTGAACCTCTCATTGAGACCCAAAATCCTGACCCCATGGCTGCAATTAAAGGACTCATGCCTCCAAATATTACAGTTCCAGCTGGATGGAAACCCGGTATGCCTGTGGAACTTCCTATGGATATTCCATTACCGCCAGCTGGATGGAAACCCGGAGATCCGATCAATTTGCCACCTTTGGAATCTCTTCCTATGGTTGCTAGAGCTGGTGAACAGCCACCGCCACAGAGTGTTGCACCTGTGTTTCCTAGGGCAGCTGAAACTATACAGGTGCCGCATATTCGGATTGATATTTTGGATCAAGATGATGATAGTGATGAGTATTCTAGTGATGAGGGAAGCTCAGATGATGAAGATGAGGGGTAG